One Candidatus Campbellbacteria bacterium genomic region harbors:
- a CDS encoding UDP-N-acetylmuramate dehydrogenase, which yields MELVTRRSCMDGTRRAHVYAQNVPLAPYTTLRIGGPARYFFSVTNDTELREAVLYAHTQQVPFVVLGGGSNTLFADGEYEGVVIHMCMKGVVYEERDDTTVLCICAGGEVWDDVVADTVTRGLSGLENLSGIPGSVGASPVQNIGAYGVEVGDHIEYVEVFDTRTFKKKKLSREECCFGYRDSIFKSHEGRAYIVTRVAFRLLYRPHGNVGTIYKDNRFNIGDLIRRRTETPTLKDVRDVIIEVRDKKGMCIKKDGTSFASAGSFFGNPIVSRAKFEYILKVAEYTDKEKESRLRPWFWDQSDGSIKVAAAFLLEFTTFLKGYTRGRVGVSPYHSLSLINLGNATAREISDLARDMQDAVEKLFNVRLVSEVEHVGTF from the coding sequence ATGGAGCTTGTCACCCGCCGGTCATGCATGGATGGAACTCGTCGCGCACACGTATATGCACAAAACGTGCCACTTGCGCCGTATACAACACTACGTATTGGTGGACCTGCGCGTTATTTTTTTTCTGTAACCAACGATACAGAACTTCGGGAAGCGGTTTTGTATGCGCACACACAGCAAGTGCCGTTTGTTGTGTTGGGTGGAGGCTCAAACACACTCTTTGCAGATGGGGAATATGAAGGAGTCGTTATACATATGTGCATGAAAGGAGTTGTCTATGAAGAAAGGGACGATACAACAGTGCTCTGTATATGTGCAGGCGGGGAAGTGTGGGACGATGTTGTTGCAGATACTGTTACGCGTGGATTGTCTGGTTTGGAAAATCTTTCAGGTATTCCAGGGAGTGTTGGAGCGTCACCGGTACAAAATATAGGTGCATATGGTGTTGAGGTCGGAGATCATATTGAGTACGTTGAAGTATTTGATACGCGCACATTTAAAAAGAAAAAACTTTCTCGAGAAGAGTGTTGTTTTGGATATCGCGATAGTATTTTTAAATCACACGAAGGGCGCGCATACATTGTTACGCGTGTTGCATTCAGACTTTTATACAGACCGCATGGGAATGTCGGTACCATTTACAAAGACAATCGTTTTAATATTGGTGATCTTATTCGCAGGCGCACAGAAACACCAACACTAAAAGATGTGCGTGATGTGATTATTGAAGTACGAGATAAAAAAGGGATGTGTATAAAAAAGGATGGAACGTCTTTTGCTTCGGCTGGGTCTTTTTTCGGCAATCCTATAGTGTCACGTGCAAAGTTTGAGTATATTCTGAAGGTGGCAGAATACACTGACAAAGAAAAAGAGAGTAGATTGCGCCCGTGGTTTTGGGACCAATCAGATGGCTCTATAAAAGTGGCTGCCGCATTTCTTCTTGAATTCACAACATTTTTAAAGGGGTATACGCGCGGAAGAGTTGGCGTATCACCGTATCATTCGTTGTCTCTCATTAATCTTGGTAATGCAACAGCACGTGAAATATCTGACTTGGCACGTGATATGCAAGACGCCGTTGAAAAACTTTTTAATGTGCGTCTTGTTTCTGAAGTTGAGCACGTTGGTACTTTTTAA
- the secA gene encoding preprotein translocase subunit SecA, whose amino-acid sequence MEFLSKLFGSDASRTLSALQPIVAQINGFEPAIEALSDEALRAKTTEFKERLAHGLSLEDILPEAFAVVREAARRTLKQRHYDVQLIGGIMLHRGAIAEMRTGEGKTLVETLPAYLNALTGKGVHIVTVNDYLARRDAVWMGQVFAFLGLSVGVVNSQRQSFLYDPAHMDADPKRDEVGSFKVVYEFLRPCEKRDAYAADITYGTNSEFGFDYLRDNTVYRKEDLSQRMPQDGGHHFAIVDEIDSILIDEARTPLIISITTNESEKLYSTFADIAQRLTEEEDYEVDEKKHAVLLTEAGIEKAEKILGLENIYTDAGVRYVHHLESAIKAKALYKKDKEYVVRDGEVIIVDEFTGRLQPGRRWSEGLHQAIEAKEGARIQEESRTLASITYQNYFRMYKKLAGMTGTAFSSSEEFFKVYGLDVVPIPTNRVSARNDHNDYIYQTEKGKFEAIAKRVKEAHDKGQPVLIGTVSIEKNELLSMHLTNEGIPHTVLNAKMHEQEGEVIAQAGRKGSVTVATNMAGRGVDIKLGGALATPEEHEEVKALGGLFVLGTERHEARRIDDQLRGRSGRQGDPGETQFFVSLEDSLMRVFASDAVKRMMGRFGIPEDVPIENRLINRSLEAAQKKIEGLNFDVRKHVLEFDDVMNTQRKTIYDRRKALVLGEHADIERILFEMIGGDEDIVRSAQEKKKELGDVPFLEAARRLMLQAIDVFWIDHLELMDFTRSSVNLRAYGQRDPLVEYQKEGLMAFRRMEASIEGHVMSMVPQIGAGAFSKEEEQLRRERARLQMIANDSSDAAPVQAKSMEHFGRNDMVTITNGTLTQEMKYKKAEPLIQSGEWKVVEQK is encoded by the coding sequence ATGGAGTTTTTAAGTAAATTATTCGGAAGTGATGCATCACGGACCCTTTCGGCACTTCAGCCGATTGTTGCCCAAATCAACGGTTTTGAGCCAGCTATTGAGGCACTGTCTGATGAAGCACTTCGAGCAAAAACAACTGAATTTAAAGAACGTTTGGCACATGGGCTCTCTCTCGAAGATATTCTTCCTGAAGCATTTGCAGTCGTACGTGAAGCTGCGCGACGAACACTCAAACAACGGCACTATGATGTTCAGCTTATTGGAGGCATCATGCTTCACCGTGGTGCAATTGCGGAAATGCGAACCGGAGAAGGAAAAACGCTCGTTGAAACACTTCCTGCATACCTCAACGCACTTACGGGAAAAGGGGTGCACATTGTGACGGTGAATGATTACCTTGCTCGGCGTGACGCGGTGTGGATGGGCCAAGTGTTTGCGTTCCTCGGCCTCTCGGTTGGTGTAGTCAACAGTCAACGACAATCATTTCTCTATGATCCTGCGCATATGGATGCTGATCCAAAGCGTGATGAGGTGGGTTCATTTAAAGTTGTGTACGAATTTTTGCGTCCGTGTGAAAAACGAGATGCGTATGCTGCTGATATTACGTATGGTACAAACAGTGAGTTTGGTTTTGACTACTTACGTGACAATACGGTCTACCGAAAAGAAGATTTGTCTCAGCGTATGCCCCAAGATGGTGGACACCACTTTGCTATTGTGGATGAAATTGACTCTATATTGATAGATGAAGCGCGTACACCGCTTATTATTTCTATTACAACAAATGAGTCTGAGAAGTTGTACTCAACGTTTGCTGATATAGCCCAACGTCTTACAGAAGAAGAAGATTATGAGGTTGATGAAAAGAAACATGCCGTGTTACTCACTGAGGCGGGTATTGAAAAGGCGGAAAAAATACTCGGACTTGAGAATATTTACACTGACGCAGGTGTTCGGTACGTGCATCACTTGGAATCTGCAATAAAAGCAAAAGCACTCTACAAAAAAGACAAGGAGTACGTTGTGCGTGACGGGGAAGTTATTATTGTGGATGAGTTTACCGGACGATTACAACCAGGGCGTCGATGGTCGGAAGGGTTACATCAGGCAATTGAGGCAAAAGAAGGTGCTCGTATTCAGGAAGAATCGCGTACACTTGCTTCAATTACCTATCAAAACTATTTCCGCATGTACAAAAAGCTTGCGGGTATGACCGGAACTGCGTTCTCAAGCTCAGAAGAGTTTTTCAAAGTGTATGGACTTGATGTTGTTCCTATTCCAACCAATCGTGTGAGTGCGCGAAATGACCACAACGATTATATTTATCAAACAGAAAAAGGAAAGTTTGAAGCAATCGCAAAACGGGTGAAAGAGGCACATGATAAGGGGCAACCGGTACTTATTGGTACGGTATCGATTGAGAAAAATGAATTGCTTTCAATGCATTTGACGAATGAAGGTATCCCACACACGGTCCTCAATGCAAAAATGCACGAACAGGAAGGAGAAGTAATTGCGCAAGCTGGACGCAAGGGATCAGTGACGGTTGCCACAAACATGGCAGGGCGTGGAGTTGATATTAAACTCGGTGGAGCTCTTGCAACACCTGAAGAACACGAAGAGGTGAAAGCGCTTGGCGGATTGTTTGTGCTTGGAACGGAGCGTCACGAGGCGCGACGTATTGACGATCAGTTGCGTGGACGTTCGGGACGTCAGGGTGATCCAGGAGAAACACAGTTCTTCGTGTCTCTTGAAGATTCGTTGATGCGTGTGTTTGCGTCTGACGCCGTCAAGCGCATGATGGGTCGTTTTGGTATTCCCGAAGATGTACCAATTGAAAATCGTCTTATTAATCGGTCGCTTGAAGCGGCTCAGAAAAAAATTGAAGGACTCAACTTTGATGTACGAAAGCACGTGCTTGAATTTGACGATGTGATGAACACCCAACGAAAAACTATCTACGACCGTCGGAAGGCTCTTGTTCTTGGTGAGCACGCAGATATTGAGCGAATTCTTTTTGAAATGATAGGAGGTGATGAAGATATTGTTCGTAGTGCCCAAGAGAAAAAGAAAGAGCTTGGAGACGTTCCTTTTTTGGAAGCGGCGCGTCGACTCATGCTTCAAGCGATTGATGTTTTTTGGATTGACCACCTCGAATTGATGGACTTTACGCGTAGTAGTGTAAACCTTCGTGCGTACGGGCAACGCGATCCGCTCGTAGAGTATCAAAAAGAAGGTTTGATGGCGTTCCGAAGAATGGAAGCTTCAATTGAAGGACACGTCATGAGTATGGTGCCTCAAATTGGCGCTGGTGCATTTAGTAAAGAAGAAGAGCAGTTGCGACGCGAGCGCGCACGCTTACAAATGATTGCAAATGATTCATCTGATGCAGCCCCTGTGCAAGCAAAAAGTATGGAGCACTTTGGACGTAATGATATGGTGACTATAACAAACGGAACACTTACGCAAGAGATGAAATACAAAAAAGCAGAACCTCTTATTCAAAGTGGTGAGTGGAAAGTTGTTGAACAAAAATAA
- a CDS encoding VTT domain-containing protein, with protein sequence MLGDLILFAQSLFLSIGPWGVFVLGFLQEVIPPIPSTLVTVSAGFFFLEGAPFSWAAFLRLFLYIGLPIAVGLSLGSLIIYGIVYWGGKPIVLKYGVYMGISWDEVEKMRVYMEGHTWDDVLLFAARSFPLMPSIAINVFCGLVRWRPVPFFLHTFFGTIIRSMWSGFIGWQFGNFYLKYSTMVEGAQNSILVIGVLVCGAFLYYHKKKKNMTRNVAPSEEVVE encoded by the coding sequence ATGCTTGGGGACCTCATTCTTTTTGCACAGTCGCTTTTCTTGTCCATCGGTCCATGGGGTGTGTTTGTTCTTGGTTTTTTACAAGAAGTTATTCCGCCGATTCCTTCGACACTTGTAACAGTGTCAGCAGGGTTCTTTTTTCTTGAGGGAGCACCATTTTCGTGGGCGGCATTTCTCAGACTCTTTTTGTACATTGGACTACCTATTGCTGTCGGTCTTTCTCTTGGTTCACTCATTATCTATGGCATTGTGTACTGGGGAGGAAAACCAATCGTATTAAAGTACGGTGTATATATGGGAATATCGTGGGACGAAGTCGAAAAAATGCGTGTCTATATGGAAGGGCACACATGGGATGATGTGCTTTTGTTTGCAGCGCGTTCGTTTCCGCTCATGCCAAGCATTGCCATTAACGTGTTTTGCGGTCTTGTCCGTTGGCGACCTGTACCGTTTTTTTTGCACACCTTTTTTGGTACCATCATTCGCTCAATGTGGTCAGGATTTATTGGGTGGCAATTTGGTAATTTCTATCTCAAGTACTCGACGATGGTGGAAGGTGCACAAAATAGTATTCTCGTCATCGGCGTTCTTGTGTGTGGCGCATTTCTTTATTACCACAAGAAAAAGAAGAATATGACGAGAAATGTTGCTCCGTCTGAAGAAGTGGTAGAATAG